The window GCGGTCAAAATCAAGATGGGTACGTCAGAATAAGCTCTCAGTCGCCAACATATTTCCATACCATCTATTCCCGGCAACATTAAATCTAAAATAATCACATCCGGCACTTGCTTGTGAAAAAGTTTGAGCGCACTCATTCCATCAGCTGCACTAGTTACCTGATAACCTTCTTTGATTAAGGTATATGTGAGGCTTTCTCGCAATGCTTCTTCATCATCAATGAGCAGAACGTGTTCCATAAGAAAATTACCTTTTCTAAAAAGCAGGCTGCTATCCAACCATATTCGTTAAACTTAGCAGCAATCTCCAAGTTCTCTTTGAAAAAGTTCGGAACTCTTAATTTTCGATTCTACACTACTCAAGTATGAAATTCTTCTTTCTAAAGTTCCATTGTGGCCGCTTTCCCGCTTGGCAAAGCCTTTATTCTTAAACTGGAATTTTATCTTCTTTCTTTAGATATATTTTGGCAAGTTATCTTGAAATGGCGAGGAATTCAGCTTTTTGGGCCGATCGCAAGCTGAATTTTTCGATTAATTAGCTAAACTCAGGCTCTCAATTGTGCATACTGATTACTGCTTTTCAGGAAAGCGATCGCACCCGAGCGGTACGACGGAGAACCGCTTCTATCCTTGCTAAAAGTTCGCGAGCGCTAAAGGGTTTTGTTATATAGTCGTCTGCACCTGCTTTTAAACCCCAAACTTTATCAGAGTCGTGGTCTTTAGCGGTCAAAATTATAATCGGGATGTTAGAAAACTGTCGGATGCGCCAGCAAAGTTCTAATCCATCCATGTAAGGTAACATTAAATCTAGGACGATCAGATCGTAATCATGTTTTTTGACTGTTTCTAAAGCGGTCATTCCATCTGGGATGGTTGTAACTTTATAACCTTCGGAAATGAGTATAAATGAAAGGCTGGCTCTTAATGCCTCTTCATCATCTATTATTAATATGTGTTGCATAGTATAGATAATGGCTAGGGACTAGGGAAGAGGAAAGCAGACAGGATGCACGAGAAAAACCACAAACAT of the Leptolyngbyaceae cyanobacterium genome contains:
- a CDS encoding response regulator, which gives rise to MEHVLLIDDEEALRESLTYTLIKEGYQVTSAADGMSALKLFHKQVPDVIILDLMLPGIDGMEICWRLRAYSDVPILILTAKDQDIDKIWGLEAGADDYITKPFNTRELLARMKAVLRRRATAKAEQSE
- a CDS encoding response regulator yields the protein MQHILIIDDEEALRASLSFILISEGYKVTTIPDGMTALETVKKHDYDLIVLDLMLPYMDGLELCWRIRQFSNIPIIILTAKDHDSDKVWGLKAGADDYITKPFSARELLARIEAVLRRTARVRSLS